From Rhododendron vialii isolate Sample 1 chromosome 7a, ASM3025357v1:
TGGGGTCCTCCATTTCTTCCAATTATGTCACTAATAGAGTATTAGAAAAAATTCTGTAGCATCGGCAAGTGCcttgagaagagaaaaaaaagttgataaagcttttatatatatatatgtgtgtgtgtgtgtgggaaaaaaaatcctaaagttttaagttatttattatttttcgaTCGTGATCGTAAAATAAAATGTgactctgtatatatatacaatctCATCTTATAACTAATAAATGGGGCTTGATCCTCCTACACAAAAATTGACACTTTATCTCAATTATTAAAACCAAGGGCTAATATTAAAACTTAAAATACCCCGTCTCCTCTCCCACTAATgtcgttctctctctccatgttaAAGAAAATAACAAGTAACGTCATTGTTCTCTTCAATCTCAACCCTCACCTCAGTTCTCTACCTCCCTCATGCCTGTCATCGTTGTCTGTTCCCTCACGCCGTCGAGCCTCATCGTCGCCATCCGCCGCCGCCGTCTGACGAGGTATTTGCTTCTCCGACGAGGGCTTCCTTCACTGCACTCGCCCTCCAATGCCTCGCACACGTCACTTTGACCACGTCGAGTACAAATTTTGCGCCCGTGCACGAAAAACACGAAAAGGATTGGAGTAATAGAAATCCCATTCTCTGCCCTGGGACAAGTCAAACACACTTCCATTACGTCACACTCCACGTGCCACCTCTCGCCCTTTCCACatcattcttttctttcctcttccttCTCGTCTCTTGTCTCTTGTGTAACGGCGTCCCCGCCACGTGTAGCAAAATCTCCATAAAACCTCATCGTGCCGACACACACGCTACACAGTTTTCTTCAAGAAATTCAAAGCTCTGTGGGTTTCACATCTACAACAGGGCTTTTCACCGATGGACCAGAGCCGATCGTCAACACCGCCGTCCACCGCGGCCGAGTCCTCCGCCGCTGTCGCTGCCGATAGAGGACGGCCAGAACAGTCGGCGGTGTCTCCGGTGACGAGAGGCTTCGCCTCTTTCGCGGCTTCATTGCAGGAGGGTTTTGGCAATTTTAAGGCCCTTGTTGTTGGTCAGGTAAACTCTTTTGCCTTCTATATCCTTATTAGTATTATGAAAGAACGCATGGATTAGTGTGCCTATGCTGCAAATGAATCTAGTCATTTGTGAACTGTTTGAAGCTCAATTCGTTAAAAGCTCGTTCAAGTTTAATTTGTCTACTAATTGAGCAAAACGTGTACCTCAATTTGAGACTCATTTAATAAATGATTTGAACCCGAGCCTAACAGCATTTGGCTTGTTTGCATCCTAACCTATTTTAGGTGGGTTTCAATGTTGAGTCACGTTGTCATTTTTTTCCCGGGTCTCTTACACGATCAGTCGGAAGAGCTTGCAACTTAAGTTTATGACCGCAGATCGTATAAGTGCATATGAGTTTCACACCAATGTGCGGTTGTTGATGAGCGGTTTCGAGGCATCATGTGCTTTAgaacaaaaagtctaggaacacatcTTTAAAGGTGCGTGCATTCATGTATGTACATGTACATGTACATCTAACGGTTTCGGACACGATTGTGCCTGAAGTTGTGTTTGTAGCATTGTTCGCTTTAGAAAAGAATTTTGGTTACACATGGAATGTGATAGACCGGTGAAGACTTTTGTTTTAAACTGTGGAGGGTGGTGATATATATGCTGGGGATATTGCAGCCTTTGTTGAGCATCTCCCatattttgtattattttgtcTCACCTTAAAAAGCTTTTTCGAGAGTAAGTTTTGAGATTTTAGGATTAAAAAAGCTTTTTCGagtatttgttaaaaaatttgagGTGCTTTTGAATCGATTTTAGATAGTATTTTGAATATTGATTTCCACCTTTTTGGAACATTATGAGCTTTTATTGCAGTTCAATAATAGTTTAATGTTCTAAAAATCTCTAAGCGCTAGTTGGGCGGAAAGGGCGCCTAGGCACCCGACTA
This genomic window contains:
- the LOC131331985 gene encoding uncharacterized protein LOC131331985; this translates as MDQSRSSTPPSTAAESSAAVAADRGRPEQSAVSPVTRGFASFAASLQEGFGNFKALVVGQAKKMSARNEKESSEADLRTAKMQVEAADAAEDTKKRLEKSK